A stretch of Leucobacter aridicollis DNA encodes these proteins:
- a CDS encoding purine-cytosine permease family protein, which produces MSNEELSPSLVERTGIEIVPEGARTARPRDLFWPWFAANVSVFGMSYGSFVLGFGISFWQATAVSVIGIVVSFFLCGVIAIAGKRGSAPTMVLSRAAFGVHGQKVPGIISWLTSIGWETFLAIMAVLATATVITQLGGDGGVAVKLVATIVVAALIVVASVLGYHTIMKMQSILTWITGAVTVLYIVLAAPHIDLAAVMAIPAGSTGNVIGALVMVMTGFGLGWINIAADWSRYQRRDASDGSIILWNTIGGALAPAILVVFGLLLAGSDPALMDAVGNDPIGALATLLPVWVLIPFLLTAVLALVSGAVLGIYSSGLTLLSLGIRIPRPAAAGIDGLILTAGTIWVVFFAEGFLGPFQSFLITLGVPLAAWAGILIADILRRKRDYDEVALFDARGRYGAWDWTSVAIFVVASAIGWGLVTNGFAADAPWNNWQGYLLGFIGGKDGDWAYANLGVFFALVFSFVVAWFARAGRIHKQEMIGR; this is translated from the coding sequence GTGTCCAACGAAGAACTATCGCCCTCACTCGTCGAGCGCACCGGGATCGAGATCGTGCCGGAGGGCGCCCGCACCGCGCGGCCACGCGACCTGTTCTGGCCGTGGTTCGCGGCGAACGTCTCGGTCTTCGGGATGTCGTACGGCTCGTTCGTCCTGGGCTTCGGCATCTCGTTCTGGCAGGCCACCGCCGTCTCCGTGATCGGCATCGTCGTGTCGTTCTTCCTGTGCGGCGTCATCGCGATCGCAGGCAAGCGCGGGTCCGCGCCGACGATGGTGCTGTCGCGCGCGGCCTTCGGCGTCCACGGCCAGAAGGTGCCCGGCATCATCTCCTGGCTGACCTCGATCGGTTGGGAGACCTTCCTCGCGATCATGGCGGTGCTCGCCACCGCGACGGTCATCACGCAGCTCGGCGGCGACGGCGGCGTCGCGGTGAAGCTCGTCGCGACGATCGTCGTCGCCGCGCTCATCGTCGTGGCGTCCGTGCTCGGCTACCACACGATCATGAAGATGCAGTCGATCCTGACCTGGATCACGGGCGCCGTGACGGTCCTCTACATCGTCCTCGCGGCGCCGCACATCGACCTCGCCGCGGTCATGGCGATCCCCGCCGGGAGCACCGGGAACGTCATCGGCGCGCTCGTCATGGTGATGACCGGGTTCGGCCTCGGCTGGATCAACATCGCCGCCGACTGGTCGCGGTACCAGCGCCGCGACGCCTCTGACGGGTCGATCATCCTCTGGAACACGATCGGTGGCGCGCTCGCACCCGCGATCCTCGTCGTCTTCGGCCTGCTGCTCGCCGGTTCCGACCCGGCGCTCATGGACGCCGTCGGGAACGACCCGATCGGCGCCCTCGCGACGCTGCTGCCGGTGTGGGTACTCATCCCGTTCCTGCTCACCGCCGTGCTCGCGCTCGTGTCGGGCGCCGTGCTCGGGATCTACTCGTCGGGGCTGACGCTCCTGAGCCTCGGGATCCGGATCCCGCGCCCAGCCGCCGCGGGCATCGACGGGCTGATCCTCACCGCCGGAACGATCTGGGTCGTGTTCTTCGCGGAGGGCTTCCTTGGGCCGTTCCAGAGCTTCCTCATCACGCTCGGAGTGCCGCTCGCTGCATGGGCGGGGATCCTGATCGCCGACATCCTCCGCCGCAAGCGCGACTACGACGAGGTCGCCCTGTTCGACGCCCGCGGCCGCTACGGTGCGTGGGACTGGACCTCGGTCGCGATCTTCGTCGTCGCCTCGGCGATCGGCTGGGGGCTCGTGACGAACGGCTTCGCCGCCGACGCCCCGTGGAACAACTGGCAGGGGTACCTGCTCGGGTTCATCGGCGGCAAGGACGGCGACTGGGCGTACGCGAATCTCGGCGTGTTCTTCGCGCTCGTGTTCTCGTTCGTCGTCGCCTGGTTCGCGCGAGCTGGCAGGATCCACAAGCAGGAGATGATCGGCCGCTAG
- a CDS encoding DEAD/DEAH box helicase encodes MTHTNAGSTRHRVTTQTFADLGVPAPIAHALDKNGKTAPFPIQRDTLPDTLKGRDVLGRGRTGSGKTIAFGIPIAANLAGGEAGIAAGEAAKKRRPSRPRAIVLAPTRELVTQIAETLKMLADPVGLKVTTIFGGVPQRRQEVALEAGVDIVVAAPGRLDDLLKQGVLTLDGVEITVLDEADHMADMGFLPVVTRIMNKTPKQGQRLLFSATLDNGVDNIVKKYLHNPVMHSVDSAESPVPQLTHHIFEVSGKGQKDALIEALASGTARRIMFTRMKHQAKKLAKQLTAAGIPAVELQGNLSQNARDRNLAEFVSGEAKVLVATDVAARGVHVDGVDLVVHIDPPVEHKAYLHRSGRTARAGNEGDVVTIVLPEQRGEMRQLMRAAKINVTPLQVDPMAKSVNREVLDLIGEVAPRQDPKAIEQRRAEAQAAQQRAAGHNPAGSGSSTGANAKRKRSRRGGGGQGGQGAASGGQRGGQGGQRSGGQRGQGGQGGQGGQGGRPGGRSGGQGGGQRRQGGQRSA; translated from the coding sequence ATGACTCACACCAACGCAGGAAGTACTAGACACCGCGTGACCACTCAGACTTTCGCCGATCTCGGCGTGCCCGCTCCCATCGCCCATGCACTCGATAAGAACGGCAAGACTGCCCCGTTCCCGATCCAGCGCGACACCCTCCCCGACACACTGAAGGGGCGCGACGTGCTCGGCCGCGGCCGCACCGGCTCGGGCAAGACCATCGCGTTCGGCATTCCGATCGCCGCGAACCTCGCCGGCGGCGAGGCAGGAATCGCTGCGGGCGAGGCCGCGAAGAAGCGTCGCCCGTCGCGACCGCGCGCCATCGTCCTCGCCCCGACCCGCGAGCTCGTCACGCAGATCGCGGAGACGCTGAAGATGCTCGCCGACCCCGTCGGGCTGAAGGTCACGACGATCTTCGGTGGCGTGCCGCAACGCCGCCAGGAGGTCGCGCTCGAAGCCGGCGTCGACATCGTCGTCGCAGCCCCGGGCCGCCTCGACGACCTCCTCAAGCAGGGGGTGCTGACGCTCGACGGCGTCGAGATCACCGTGCTCGACGAGGCCGACCACATGGCCGACATGGGCTTCCTCCCCGTGGTCACGCGCATCATGAACAAGACCCCGAAGCAGGGCCAGCGCCTCCTCTTCAGCGCGACGCTCGATAACGGCGTCGACAACATCGTGAAGAAGTACCTGCACAATCCGGTGATGCACTCGGTCGACTCCGCTGAGTCCCCCGTGCCGCAGCTCACGCACCACATCTTCGAGGTGTCAGGCAAGGGCCAGAAGGACGCCCTCATCGAGGCGCTCGCGAGCGGTACCGCCCGCAGGATCATGTTCACCCGCATGAAGCACCAGGCGAAGAAGCTCGCAAAGCAGCTCACCGCGGCCGGTATCCCCGCCGTCGAGCTCCAGGGCAACCTGTCACAGAACGCCCGCGACCGGAACCTCGCTGAGTTTGTCTCGGGCGAGGCGAAGGTGCTCGTCGCGACCGACGTCGCCGCCCGCGGCGTGCACGTCGACGGTGTCGACCTCGTCGTCCACATCGATCCCCCGGTCGAGCACAAGGCGTACTTGCACCGGTCGGGCCGCACCGCGCGCGCCGGTAACGAGGGCGACGTCGTCACGATCGTGCTCCCCGAGCAGCGCGGCGAGATGCGCCAGCTCATGCGCGCGGCGAAGATCAACGTCACGCCGCTGCAGGTCGATCCGATGGCGAAGAGCGTCAACCGTGAGGTCCTCGACCTCATCGGCGAGGTCGCTCCCCGCCAGGATCCGAAGGCTATCGAGCAGCGCCGCGCGGAGGCGCAGGCCGCGCAGCAGCGCGCCGCCGGTCACAACCCCGCCGGGTCGGGATCGTCCACGGGTGCCAACGCCAAGCGTAAGCGCTCGCGCCGTGGTGGCGGAGGCCAGGGCGGACAGGGCGCAGCCTCGGGTGGCCAGCGCGGCGGTCAGGGCGGTCAGCGCTCGGGTGGCCAGCGCGGCCAGGGCGGCCAGGGCGGCCAGGGTGGCCAGGGCGGACGTCCCGGCGGGCGCTCCGGCGGCCAGGGCGGCGGCCAGCGTCGCCAGGGCGGTCAGCGCAGCGCCTAA
- a CDS encoding TM0106 family RecB-like putative nuclease has protein sequence MFVRETETGPLLVTSASDLTAASVCEFAFLRRVDLKFGRAVEVPPDDDVMLARAGALGDEHEERVLAELRETYGRGEAGEPGGVVEIPRPTAMTPDVLAAVAAETEVVLAGKAKVVFQATFFDPAQRPARPESGEPAIAFLGFADFLELRDDGTYEVQDTKLARRAKVTALMQLAAYAEQLDRLSVPVAGEATLILGSGERTSHRIADIAPVFRRRRARLHRLLLASFAAVGADGLRASAPPVAWGADGVTACGRCEVCEPEIRRSRDPLLIAGLYPRQRDALVAAGLATIDAVAEAVPGVADGSLAVPGLTGAALERIALQAAVQVETEQAASGSTAATPPSVRVVAPAALAALPAPNPGDLFFDFEGDPFYRETRDGTAHWNLDYLFGMVDEREEFTALWAHSLRDERAALERFIALVRDRRAQYPGMRIYHYASYERTHLLSIAARHGVCEAEVDQLLREHVLVDLYPVVRQALRVGSRSYSIKKLEPLYMGAEVRAEDGVVNGAQSVVEYAEAAAQLASADAAERAAGQRRLDDIADYNRYDCVSTLRLRDWLLDIAREHGVSPASPDELAGSGEPPVELSRVGEQLLELADTETDAAARTALKLAASAIDYHQREQKSFWWAHFARLVDPVEDWADTRDVVVADAALSEVVEDWHRPPRARVERRRVRLRGEVAPGSTLKPGTQMFALYEHPAPFPQWGGAPGARAARQIEVIERHEDGVTIEEKLPNDAIPFETLPVAVTPGSPPPAGRQKGAIEEWGSSLVTSKQLGVAPQDAVYALLTRARPTLVNGAGLVPPSADEALAAGGSEDARTIGAVLASLRGLDHAALAVQGPPGTGKTYLAARVIRQLVERDGWRIGVVAQSHKVVENVLEGVVAAGLDARLVAKVPQGGKLAPGAEQPGYTVLGRDGYAAFFDGLAGRGAVIGGTAWDFSNEDRFPRRSLDLLVIDEAGQFSLAPTIAASVAARRLLLLGDQQQLPQVSQGSHPEPVDQAALSWLLDGGETMPESLGYFLAETRRMHPALTEVVSELSYAGRLHAHPTTLDRSVVGADGPGLHWRPVEHRGNSTSSIEEAAAVVATIERLLGAGDRPAAELHEAGGRPAGRGRPLTESDVIVVAAYNAQVECVSEALAATGLERVRVGTVDRFQGQEAAISLVTLAASSPEDVPRGLEFLLMRNRLNVAISRAQWASYLFSAPSLGDGLPASAEGVAALSGYLRLTERG, from the coding sequence ATGTTCGTTCGCGAGACCGAGACCGGGCCGCTGCTGGTCACGAGCGCCAGCGACCTCACGGCCGCGAGCGTGTGCGAGTTCGCGTTCCTGCGACGGGTCGACCTCAAGTTTGGCAGGGCCGTGGAGGTGCCTCCGGACGACGACGTGATGCTGGCGAGGGCTGGTGCGCTCGGCGATGAGCATGAGGAGCGGGTGCTCGCCGAACTACGTGAGACCTACGGGCGTGGTGAAGCCGGGGAGCCGGGAGGCGTCGTCGAGATTCCGCGACCCACCGCAATGACGCCCGACGTGCTCGCCGCCGTTGCCGCTGAGACGGAGGTGGTCCTGGCGGGGAAAGCGAAGGTGGTGTTTCAGGCGACGTTCTTCGACCCGGCGCAGCGGCCCGCGCGGCCCGAATCGGGCGAGCCCGCGATCGCGTTCCTCGGGTTCGCCGACTTCCTGGAGCTCCGCGACGACGGGACGTACGAGGTCCAGGACACGAAGCTTGCGCGCCGCGCGAAGGTCACCGCGCTGATGCAGCTCGCCGCCTACGCTGAGCAGCTCGACCGGCTCAGCGTGCCTGTCGCGGGCGAGGCGACGCTGATCCTGGGGTCGGGGGAGCGCACCTCACACAGGATCGCGGACATCGCACCCGTGTTTCGCCGCCGCCGAGCGCGGTTGCACCGGCTGCTGCTCGCAAGCTTCGCCGCGGTCGGAGCGGACGGGCTGCGGGCGAGCGCGCCTCCGGTCGCCTGGGGTGCCGACGGGGTCACTGCGTGCGGCCGCTGTGAGGTGTGCGAACCGGAGATTCGCCGGTCCCGAGATCCGCTCCTCATCGCCGGACTGTACCCGCGGCAGCGCGACGCCCTCGTCGCCGCTGGCCTGGCGACGATTGACGCCGTCGCCGAGGCAGTTCCGGGCGTTGCGGACGGTTCGCTCGCGGTCCCCGGGCTCACCGGCGCGGCCCTCGAACGCATTGCGCTGCAGGCCGCCGTGCAGGTCGAGACGGAACAGGCCGCATCCGGAAGTACGGCGGCCACACCGCCCAGCGTGAGGGTCGTCGCCCCGGCGGCGCTCGCTGCGCTGCCCGCGCCGAACCCGGGTGACCTGTTCTTCGACTTCGAAGGCGACCCGTTCTACCGGGAGACCAGGGACGGCACCGCACACTGGAACCTCGATTATCTCTTCGGCATGGTCGACGAGCGCGAGGAATTCACGGCGCTCTGGGCGCACTCGCTGCGCGACGAGCGCGCCGCACTCGAACGCTTCATCGCGCTTGTGCGCGACCGGCGCGCGCAGTACCCGGGCATGCGGATCTATCACTACGCGAGCTACGAGCGCACGCACCTCCTGTCGATCGCGGCGCGCCACGGGGTGTGCGAGGCGGAGGTGGATCAGCTGCTGCGGGAGCACGTGCTCGTCGACCTGTATCCGGTCGTGCGGCAGGCGCTCCGTGTGGGATCGCGCTCGTACTCGATCAAGAAGCTCGAGCCGCTCTACATGGGCGCCGAGGTGCGCGCGGAAGACGGGGTGGTGAACGGTGCGCAGTCAGTCGTCGAGTACGCCGAGGCCGCCGCGCAGCTCGCATCCGCCGACGCCGCCGAACGCGCAGCGGGGCAGCGCAGGCTCGACGACATCGCCGACTACAACAGGTACGACTGCGTCTCCACGCTCAGGCTGCGGGACTGGCTACTCGACATCGCCCGCGAGCACGGCGTTTCCCCGGCCTCGCCAGACGAGCTAGCGGGCAGCGGCGAGCCGCCCGTCGAACTCAGCAGGGTGGGAGAGCAGCTGCTTGAGCTCGCCGATACCGAGACCGACGCCGCCGCGCGGACGGCGCTGAAGCTCGCCGCGAGCGCCATCGACTATCACCAGCGCGAACAGAAATCGTTTTGGTGGGCCCACTTCGCGAGGCTTGTCGATCCGGTCGAGGACTGGGCCGACACTCGCGATGTCGTCGTCGCAGACGCGGCGCTCAGCGAGGTCGTGGAGGACTGGCACCGGCCGCCACGCGCGCGCGTCGAACGGCGGCGCGTGCGGTTGCGCGGCGAGGTCGCCCCGGGCAGCACGCTGAAGCCCGGAACGCAGATGTTCGCCCTGTACGAGCATCCGGCGCCGTTCCCGCAGTGGGGTGGGGCTCCCGGAGCGCGCGCCGCGCGTCAGATCGAGGTCATTGAACGCCACGAGGACGGCGTGACGATCGAGGAGAAATTGCCGAATGATGCGATCCCGTTCGAGACGCTCCCGGTCGCGGTGACGCCGGGGTCGCCACCGCCCGCCGGGCGGCAGAAGGGCGCGATCGAGGAATGGGGGAGTTCGCTCGTCACGTCGAAACAGCTCGGCGTTGCTCCGCAGGACGCGGTCTATGCGCTGTTGACTCGCGCGCGGCCAACGCTGGTGAACGGGGCGGGGCTCGTCCCGCCGAGCGCTGACGAGGCGCTCGCCGCGGGCGGCAGCGAGGACGCGCGGACGATCGGGGCGGTGCTTGCGAGCCTGCGCGGCCTCGACCATGCCGCTCTCGCAGTTCAGGGCCCGCCCGGCACCGGGAAGACGTACCTCGCCGCTCGGGTGATCCGGCAGCTCGTCGAGCGCGACGGCTGGCGGATCGGGGTTGTCGCGCAGTCGCACAAGGTCGTCGAGAACGTGCTTGAGGGTGTCGTTGCGGCGGGGCTCGACGCCCGGCTTGTCGCCAAGGTGCCGCAGGGCGGCAAGCTCGCTCCCGGCGCTGAGCAGCCCGGGTATACCGTACTGGGACGCGACGGGTACGCCGCGTTCTTCGACGGCCTCGCCGGTCGCGGTGCCGTCATTGGCGGCACCGCGTGGGACTTCTCGAATGAGGATCGCTTCCCGCGCCGCAGCCTCGACCTGCTCGTCATCGACGAGGCAGGGCAGTTCTCACTTGCGCCGACGATCGCCGCGTCGGTCGCGGCCCGGCGCCTCCTGCTTCTCGGCGACCAGCAGCAGCTGCCGCAGGTGTCGCAGGGGTCGCACCCAGAACCCGTCGACCAGGCGGCGCTGTCGTGGCTGCTCGACGGCGGCGAGACGATGCCGGAGTCGCTCGGGTATTTCCTCGCCGAGACCCGGAGGATGCACCCGGCGCTCACCGAGGTGGTCTCCGAACTTTCGTACGCCGGGCGGCTCCACGCCCACCCGACCACGCTGGACCGCTCGGTGGTTGGCGCCGACGGGCCCGGCCTGCACTGGCGTCCCGTCGAGCACCGCGGGAATTCGACGAGCTCCATCGAGGAGGCGGCGGCCGTGGTCGCGACGATCGAGCGGCTCCTTGGCGCGGGGGATCGGCCCGCGGCAGAACTGCACGAGGCAGGGGGCAGGCCGGCCGGCCGGGGCCGCCCGTTGACGGAATCCGACGTCATCGTCGTCGCGGCCTACAACGCCCAAGTGGAGTGCGTGTCCGAGGCCCTCGCTGCGACCGGTCTCGAGCGCGTCAGGGTCGGCACTGTCGACCGCTTCCAGGGCCAGGAGGCCGCAATCTCGCTCGTGACCCTCGCTGCGTCGAGCCCCGAGGATGTGCCGCGCGGGCTCGAGTTTCTGCTCATGCGCAACCGTTTGAACGTCGCGATCAGTCGCGCCCAGTGGGCGAGCTACCTTTTCTCCGCCCCGAGCCTCGGCGACGGGCTTCCGGCATCGGCCGAGGGAGTTGCGGCGCTTTCGGGCTACCTTCGGCTCACCGAGCGCGGGTAA
- a CDS encoding pyridoxal phosphate-dependent aminotransferase has product MVKVPGPFKTPPSITLDPKPLADVPDTPLTPESGDARAPRSASRRSEIPVFEVMQITDEVARRRHAGHDVVSLCAGEPSARPAPGTLQPAGYTGPLGTTPLREAIAGHYRDWYGVEVDPGRVAVTTGSSGAFQLVFLTAFDPGDRVALVSPGYPAYRNILTALGVHVVEIATGPETRYQPTPQLLDEAVREHGDLAGLIVASPANPTGTMLARSELQSLVEWCSAKGARFISDEIYHGITFIDAGPDSRGVSAVELDSDAIVINSFSKYWGMTGWRLGWALLPEDMVAPFEALASNFALSPPAPAQELAMRAFAPETYAERDSVVQGFAKARALILDAEQSLNWGAAAPSDGAFYYYSELGPQLERFGDSSSYARALLEGADVAVVPGGDFDPVAGHRAVRLSYAAGEAAVAEALDRIIRFQG; this is encoded by the coding sequence ATGGTAAAGGTTCCTGGCCCCTTCAAGACGCCGCCGTCGATCACGCTCGACCCCAAGCCGCTCGCAGACGTACCTGACACGCCACTCACGCCCGAGTCTGGCGATGCTCGGGCGCCGCGGAGCGCGTCGCGCCGCTCTGAAATCCCGGTGTTCGAGGTGATGCAGATCACCGACGAGGTCGCGCGCCGACGGCACGCCGGCCACGATGTCGTCTCACTTTGCGCCGGAGAACCGAGCGCCCGCCCGGCTCCGGGGACGCTCCAGCCCGCCGGCTACACCGGGCCGCTCGGTACGACGCCGCTGCGGGAAGCCATTGCCGGACACTACCGCGACTGGTACGGCGTCGAGGTCGACCCGGGGCGCGTGGCGGTGACGACCGGGTCATCTGGCGCGTTCCAGCTCGTGTTCCTCACCGCGTTCGACCCGGGAGACAGGGTCGCGCTCGTGAGCCCCGGGTATCCCGCCTACCGGAACATCCTCACGGCCCTCGGCGTGCACGTAGTCGAGATCGCCACCGGGCCGGAGACGCGGTATCAGCCGACGCCGCAGCTCCTCGACGAGGCCGTTCGCGAGCACGGCGACCTTGCCGGGCTCATCGTCGCGTCACCGGCGAATCCGACAGGCACGATGCTGGCGCGGTCCGAGCTCCAGTCGCTCGTCGAGTGGTGCTCCGCGAAGGGCGCACGCTTCATCAGCGACGAGATCTACCACGGCATCACCTTCATCGACGCCGGCCCCGACAGCCGCGGCGTGAGCGCTGTTGAGCTCGACAGCGACGCGATCGTCATCAACTCGTTCTCGAAGTACTGGGGCATGACCGGCTGGCGACTCGGGTGGGCGCTGCTGCCCGAAGACATGGTCGCCCCCTTCGAGGCGCTCGCGTCGAACTTCGCGCTGTCGCCCCCGGCTCCCGCCCAGGAACTCGCGATGCGGGCGTTCGCGCCTGAGACCTATGCGGAGCGCGACAGCGTCGTCCAGGGATTCGCGAAGGCCAGGGCGCTGATCCTCGACGCCGAACAGTCACTGAACTGGGGCGCGGCGGCGCCGTCCGACGGTGCGTTTTACTACTACTCGGAGCTGGGTCCGCAGCTCGAGCGGTTCGGCGACTCATCCTCGTACGCCCGAGCCCTGCTCGAGGGCGCCGACGTCGCGGTCGTGCCTGGCGGCGACTTCGACCCCGTCGCCGGGCATCGGGCCGTGCGGCTCTCCTACGCTGCGGGCGAGGCGGCGGTCGCGGAGGCGCTCGACCGCATTATCCGCTTCCAGGGATAG
- the ald gene encoding alanine dehydrogenase — MRVGIPTEIKNNENRVAITQAGVFELKRRGHEVLVQAGAGLGSAITDDEYVAAGATIVPSADQVWAESDMILKVKEPIASEYDKMRKDQVLFTYLHLAADKTLSEAVVKSGTTAIAYETVQLANRGLPLLAPMSEVAGRLSVQVGAYSLMKANGGRGILLGGVTATRRGKVVVIGGGAAGEQAARIAYGMGAEVTVIDIAIPRLKQLEDEFSGRIQTRTSNAHNITEALKDADLVIGSVLIPGEKAPKLVTDEMVAQMKAGSVLVDIAIDQGGCFENSRPTTHDDPTFPVHNSIYYCVANMPGAVPETSTAALTNATLPYVVALADKGWVKALQADEALAKGLNAHDGVITFKGVVDAFPELPFKAVDEVLAANA, encoded by the coding sequence ATGCGCGTCGGTATTCCCACCGAAATCAAGAACAACGAGAACCGCGTCGCCATCACGCAGGCGGGCGTGTTCGAACTCAAGCGCCGCGGCCACGAGGTACTCGTGCAGGCAGGCGCCGGCCTCGGCTCGGCCATCACCGATGATGAGTACGTAGCCGCAGGCGCGACCATCGTCCCCTCGGCAGACCAGGTGTGGGCCGAGAGCGACATGATCCTCAAGGTCAAGGAGCCCATCGCGTCCGAGTATGACAAGATGCGCAAGGACCAGGTGCTCTTCACCTACCTGCACCTCGCCGCAGACAAGACTCTCAGCGAGGCTGTCGTCAAGTCGGGCACCACCGCAATCGCGTACGAGACCGTGCAGCTCGCGAACCGCGGCCTCCCGCTCCTCGCACCGATGTCCGAGGTCGCTGGCCGTCTCTCGGTTCAGGTCGGCGCGTACTCGCTCATGAAGGCGAACGGTGGCCGCGGCATCCTCCTCGGTGGCGTCACCGCGACCCGTCGCGGCAAGGTTGTCGTCATCGGCGGCGGCGCAGCCGGCGAGCAGGCAGCACGCATCGCGTACGGCATGGGCGCTGAGGTCACCGTGATCGATATCGCGATCCCCCGCCTCAAGCAGCTCGAGGACGAGTTCAGCGGTCGCATCCAGACCCGCACCTCGAACGCGCACAACATCACCGAGGCGCTCAAGGACGCCGACCTCGTGATCGGCTCCGTGCTGATCCCGGGCGAGAAGGCTCCGAAGCTCGTCACCGACGAGATGGTCGCTCAGATGAAGGCCGGCTCGGTCCTCGTCGACATCGCGATCGACCAGGGCGGCTGCTTCGAGAACTCGCGCCCCACCACGCACGACGACCCCACCTTCCCGGTGCACAACTCGATCTACTACTGCGTGGCGAACATGCCGGGCGCGGTCCCCGAGACCTCGACCGCTGCGCTCACCAACGCAACGCTCCCCTACGTCGTCGCACTCGCCGACAAGGGCTGGGTCAAGGCGCTCCAGGCTGACGAGGCACTCGCGAAGGGCCTCAACGCCCACGACGGCGTCATCACCTTCAAGGGTGTCGTAGACGCGTTCCCCGAGCTGCCCTTCAAGGCAGTCGACGAGGTTCTCGCAGCAAACGCGTAA
- a CDS encoding Lrp/AsnC family transcriptional regulator, producing MESKNLRLENDLDAVDRKIMEELQANGRMTNAELAERVGVAASTCIARVRSLVSRRVITGFTAAVDPRAMGLDLQVLVSVTVRSGARQRIAEMSEELRALPEVMQLFFLGGVEDFIIHLAARDSDHVRDFVMENLSAHPAVSSTRTSIVFSHHQNPVRQP from the coding sequence ATGGAATCGAAGAATCTTCGCCTCGAGAACGATCTAGACGCGGTTGACCGTAAGATCATGGAGGAACTGCAGGCGAACGGCCGCATGACCAACGCGGAGCTCGCGGAGCGCGTCGGCGTGGCGGCGTCCACCTGCATCGCCCGCGTGCGCAGCCTCGTTTCCCGCCGTGTCATTACCGGATTCACCGCCGCCGTCGACCCGCGTGCGATGGGGCTCGACCTGCAGGTGCTCGTCAGCGTGACCGTCCGCTCGGGCGCCCGCCAGCGTATCGCCGAGATGAGCGAGGAACTGCGGGCGCTGCCCGAGGTGATGCAGCTCTTCTTCCTCGGTGGCGTCGAAGACTTCATCATTCACCTCGCCGCGCGCGACTCCGATCACGTGCGCGACTTCGTCATGGAAAACCTGTCGGCCCATCCGGCGGTCTCCTCCACGCGCACGAGCATCGTCTTTAGCCACCACCAGAACCCCGTCCGCCAGCCGTAG
- a CDS encoding isochorismatase family protein produces MSRALLIVDVQNDFTEGGALGVDGGAAVAKGVTELLRNEREAEQYALVVASRDWHDADNDNGGHFAAPGTDPDFAGTWPAHCVGGTPGAQYHPALDIDRIDVHVRKGMGEPAYSAFEGVAGDGRTLAATLHEAGVDELDVVGIATDYCVRASALDAQELGMRVRVRGDLIAGVAPETSVAAIRELASAGIEIL; encoded by the coding sequence GTGTCCCGTGCGCTACTCATCGTTGACGTGCAGAATGACTTCACGGAGGGCGGGGCCCTCGGAGTTGATGGCGGCGCGGCCGTCGCGAAGGGCGTCACCGAACTCCTCAGGAACGAGCGGGAGGCCGAGCAGTACGCCCTCGTCGTTGCCTCCCGCGATTGGCACGACGCCGACAACGACAACGGCGGGCACTTTGCGGCGCCGGGAACCGATCCTGATTTCGCGGGCACCTGGCCCGCCCACTGCGTCGGCGGCACGCCGGGCGCCCAGTACCACCCTGCGCTCGACATCGACCGCATCGATGTGCACGTGCGCAAGGGCATGGGCGAGCCCGCCTACTCCGCGTTCGAAGGCGTGGCAGGCGACGGCCGGACGCTCGCGGCGACGCTGCACGAGGCCGGCGTTGACGAACTCGACGTCGTCGGCATCGCGACCGACTACTGCGTCCGCGCCTCGGCCCTCGATGCACAGGAGCTCGGCATGCGCGTGCGCGTGCGCGGCGACCTCATCGCCGGCGTCGCGCCGGAGACCTCGGTCGCCGCGATCCGCGAGCTCGCGTCCGCGGGCATCGAGATCCTGTAG